A stretch of the Filimonas lacunae genome encodes the following:
- a CDS encoding response regulator, with protein sequence MDKGKVLIVDDDARNIFALSAVLKSRGYTCIAAGDVKEAMQKITTQEGIKVVLLDMMLPDMDGYEALPDMKAAPEYQGIPIIAVTAQAMAGDRERCMRAGADGYVSKPVNVDELIRLMNALTD encoded by the coding sequence ATGGACAAAGGAAAGGTGTTAATTGTAGATGATGATGCGCGTAATATTTTTGCGCTTTCGGCGGTATTAAAGTCGAGGGGCTATACCTGCATTGCTGCGGGCGATGTAAAGGAAGCAATGCAAAAGATCACCACCCAGGAGGGCATAAAAGTTGTATTGCTGGATATGATGCTGCCGGATATGGATGGCTATGAAGCTTTACCCGATATGAAGGCAGCGCCAGAATACCAGGGCATACCTATTATTGCGGTTACCGCACAGGCCATGGCGGGCGACAGGGAACGTTGCATGCGGGCAGGTGCAGATGGCTATGTAAGCAAACCGGTGAATGTGGATGAACTGATACGATTAATGAACGCTTTAACTGATTAG
- a CDS encoding CheR family methyltransferase: MEHIYINDNEVDILLNDIISLYGYDFSEYARASLGRRINRLFVLDKFVSFAELRYRVKTDPDYFSHFVEEITVNVTEMFRDPLFYKALREEVLPVLATHPFIRIWHAGCSTGEEVYSMAILLQEANLLHKSLLYATDINPKVLEKLRAGIFPLSQMKQYSENYIASGGKEVFSSYYTANYDRAKFDSNLGKNIIVSTHNLVSDRSFNEFQLIVCRNVLIYFDKPLKDKAFQLFEESLEKLGFLALGSKENLKFSPVGKKFRQLDNRQKIWRKIE, translated from the coding sequence TTGGAACACATATATATCAATGATAATGAAGTTGACATTCTTTTAAACGATATCATCAGTTTATACGGGTACGACTTTTCTGAATATGCCAGGGCTTCTTTAGGTCGCCGCATAAACAGGTTGTTTGTGCTGGATAAATTTGTTTCGTTTGCAGAACTGCGCTACCGGGTAAAAACCGACCCGGACTACTTTAGTCATTTTGTAGAAGAGATTACGGTGAATGTAACAGAGATGTTTCGCGATCCGTTGTTTTATAAAGCTTTACGGGAAGAAGTGTTGCCGGTATTGGCAACGCATCCTTTTATCAGGATATGGCATGCAGGTTGTTCTACCGGGGAAGAGGTATATTCTATGGCGATATTGTTGCAGGAAGCTAACCTGCTGCATAAATCGTTGTTATACGCCACTGACATCAACCCCAAGGTGCTGGAAAAATTGCGTGCAGGCATTTTTCCGCTTAGCCAGATGAAGCAATATTCTGAAAACTATATTGCATCGGGAGGTAAGGAAGTATTTAGCAGTTATTATACTGCTAATTACGACCGGGCCAAGTTTGACAGCAACCTGGGTAAAAATATTATTGTAAGTACCCATAACCTGGTTTCGGACAGATCATTTAACGAGTTTCAGTTAATTGTTTGCCGGAATGTGCTTATTTATTTTGACAAGCCATTAAAAGACAAAGCTTTTCAGTTGTTTGAAGAAAGCCTGGAAAAGCTGGGCTTTCTGGCATTGGGCTCAAAAGAAAATCTCAAGTTTTCGCCGGTTGGCAAAAAATTTCGCCAGCTGGATAACAGACAAAAGATATGGAGGAAAATAGAATAA
- a CDS encoding chemotaxis protein CheB: MEENRITRGSGLVVVGGSAGSLDVILKVLPLLSERLLIPVIIVLHRKTSDDNILVELLAAKTKLPVKEVEDGDIITPGIVYVAPADYHLLIEKNGGLSLDASEKINYSRPSIDATFESAALAYNTQLTAVILSGGNGDGTEGLKAVKEHKGVAIAQDPSTATAPYMPQFAITAIPMDAILDAEGLAEYINQFS, translated from the coding sequence ATGGAGGAAAATAGAATAACACGGGGAAGCGGATTGGTAGTGGTAGGAGGATCGGCCGGTAGCCTGGACGTTATTTTAAAGGTATTGCCATTGTTAAGTGAAAGATTGCTGATTCCTGTTATCATAGTATTGCACCGCAAAACCAGTGACGACAACATATTAGTGGAATTGCTTGCCGCTAAAACCAAACTTCCCGTAAAAGAAGTGGAAGACGGGGATATTATTACCCCTGGTATTGTATATGTAGCACCAGCCGACTATCATTTATTAATAGAGAAAAATGGTGGCTTATCACTCGATGCTTCCGAAAAAATCAACTATAGCCGTCCCAGTATTGATGCCACCTTTGAATCGGCGGCGCTTGCCTATAACACACAACTCACAGCTGTTATATTATCCGGTGGTAATGGAGATGGTACCGAGGGCTTAAAAGCGGTAAAAGAACATAAGGGAGTAGCCATAGCGCAAGATCCTTCTACTGCTACAGCGCCTTATATGCCACAGTTTGCTATTACTGCCATTCCTATGGATGCCATTCTGGATGCAGAGGGGCTGGCCGAATACATTAACCAGTTTAGCTAA
- a CDS encoding glycoside hydrolase family 28 protein yields MNRLSVIGLLGIASALWADVDVKAQKVSSPAYSWNHLPVVAQPAFKKDTLSIVAFGAKADGVTLNTESINKAIAACSKKGGGVVLVPEGLWLTGPIVLQSNVNLHVKRAAIIQFTDDFNQYPLVEGNYEGLRSARNQSPVSGTNLENVAITGTGVLDGNGAAWHMGYRDRFTEAQWKKKIAAGGSVSEDGRIWFPSEKTRRGHETKNNGILKDGKTLADFEDVKDYLRPNMVVLTNCKKVLLEGVTFQNSPAWCIHPLLCKDITLRNVFAKNPETAPNGDGLDLESCAQVLVEGCTFDVGDDGICIKSGRDEEGRKRGAPTENAIIRNNIVYHAHGGLVIGSEMSGGARNIFVENCSFIGSDKGLRFKTARGRGGVVEKIYCRNISMRNIVEEAIFFDMYYFTRPPAGVSAEEVPAVTEATPQFKDFYISNIVCNGASKGIFMRGLPEMHVKNVQLSNMVLKVKKGIELIESSGISLQNIQLQTTLNNPVMYVENSDAITFDNITYQSQVPVLLGISGKRTANVRVLNTDTTKAEKAVEYSHDASEKALLMNTAKK; encoded by the coding sequence ATGAACAGATTATCTGTGATAGGGCTATTAGGAATTGCAAGCGCCTTGTGGGCCGATGTAGATGTAAAAGCGCAAAAAGTTTCTTCTCCTGCGTATTCGTGGAATCATTTACCGGTAGTGGCGCAACCCGCGTTTAAAAAAGATACCCTGAGCATTGTGGCTTTTGGAGCCAAAGCAGATGGCGTTACGTTAAACACCGAGAGTATTAACAAAGCCATTGCCGCCTGTAGCAAAAAGGGTGGGGGCGTAGTGCTGGTACCGGAAGGCTTATGGCTTACCGGGCCTATTGTTTTGCAAAGCAATGTGAACCTGCATGTAAAGCGTGCTGCTATTATACAGTTTACCGACGATTTTAACCAATACCCCCTGGTAGAAGGTAATTATGAAGGTTTACGCAGTGCGCGCAACCAATCGCCCGTTTCAGGCACTAACCTGGAAAATGTGGCTATCACCGGAACCGGGGTGTTGGATGGCAATGGGGCTGCCTGGCACATGGGCTACCGCGACCGCTTTACCGAAGCACAGTGGAAGAAGAAAATTGCCGCCGGCGGTTCGGTAAGTGAAGATGGCAGAATATGGTTTCCTTCGGAGAAAACCCGCAGGGGACATGAAACCAAAAACAACGGTATTTTAAAAGACGGTAAAACGCTGGCAGATTTTGAAGACGTGAAAGATTATCTGCGTCCGAATATGGTGGTGCTTACCAACTGCAAAAAGGTATTGCTGGAAGGAGTTACCTTTCAAAATTCCCCTGCCTGGTGCATTCACCCTTTATTATGTAAAGACATTACTCTGCGTAACGTATTTGCGAAAAACCCCGAAACTGCTCCCAACGGCGACGGGTTAGACCTGGAAAGCTGCGCCCAGGTGCTGGTGGAAGGCTGCACTTTTGATGTGGGCGATGATGGCATTTGTATTAAATCGGGCAGGGATGAAGAAGGCCGCAAAAGAGGGGCGCCTACAGAGAATGCGATCATTCGTAATAACATAGTGTATCATGCACATGGCGGCCTGGTGATAGGCAGCGAAATGAGTGGCGGCGCACGTAACATCTTTGTAGAGAATTGCTCTTTTATAGGTTCGGATAAAGGCTTGCGGTTTAAAACTGCCCGTGGCCGTGGTGGTGTGGTGGAAAAGATATACTGCCGCAACATTAGCATGCGCAACATTGTAGAAGAAGCCATCTTCTTTGATATGTATTATTTTACCAGGCCCCCGGCCGGTGTTTCGGCAGAGGAAGTGCCTGCGGTTACAGAAGCCACCCCACAGTTTAAAGACTTTTATATCAGCAACATTGTGTGCAATGGTGCCAGCAAGGGCATTTTTATGCGGGGCCTGCCCGAGATGCATGTAAAAAATGTGCAGCTGAGTAATATGGTGCTAAAGGTGAAGAAAGGGATTGAACTGATTGAAAGCAGCGGCATCAGCTTACAGAACATTCAACTGCAAACCACGCTCAACAACCCCGTGATGTATGTTGAAAACAGTGATGCTATCACATTTGATAACATTACTTATCAGTCACAGGTGCCTGTGTTATTGGGTATCAGTGGCAAAAGAACCGCGAATGTGCGTGTACTGAATACTGATACTACTAAAGCAGAAAAAGCGGTGGAATACAGCCACGATGCCAGCGAAAAGGCGTTGCTGATGAACACTGCTAAAAAATAA
- a CDS encoding glycoside hydrolase family 43 protein, protein MMNRLAVQGLLCSAMLLGLTYEVVKAQPLRGWPPVRDNQASGISKVWVPDNGNGTFKNPVLNADYSDPDAIRVGDDYYLISSSFDAVPGLPILQSKDLVNWKIAGHALLRQPPFDHFAKTQHGNGVWAPSIRYRNGEFYIYYPDPDFGIYLTKAKNITGPWSDPVLVEAGKGLIDPCPLWDEDGKAYLVHAYAGSRAGIKSVLVVKEMNAEGTATTSAGVLVYDGHGTEDITVEGPKLYKRKGYYYIFAPAGGVPTGWQIVLRSKNIYGPYERRVVMDQGTTKVNGPHQGAWVTTQTGEDWFLHFQDKEAYGRVVHLQPMRWLNDWPVIGLDRNLDGKGEPVLNYKKPNVGKTWPIETPAESDEFNDVTLGLQWQWQANPKATWSFLNPTKGSLRLFSDKVPDSAVNLWEVPNILFQKTPADAFMATTKFTFTPNEKLVNEKAGLVVLGYSYAGLAVKSKKDGLYLVYNACKDAEKKRPELETELAKLSGKEVYFRVTVTSGAQCRFSYSLNGQQFINAGEVFTAEPGRWVGAKVGLYCTRTTQINDAGYVDVDWFRVEAVR, encoded by the coding sequence ATGATGAATAGATTGGCTGTACAAGGCCTGTTATGTAGTGCTATGTTGCTTGGCCTTACCTATGAAGTGGTAAAGGCACAGCCTCTGAGAGGTTGGCCGCCGGTGAGGGATAACCAGGCTTCTGGTATATCCAAAGTGTGGGTGCCCGACAATGGCAATGGTACTTTTAAAAACCCGGTGCTGAATGCCGATTACTCCGATCCGGATGCTATACGTGTTGGGGATGATTATTATTTAATCAGCAGCAGTTTTGATGCGGTGCCAGGCTTGCCTATCCTGCAATCAAAAGACCTGGTGAACTGGAAAATAGCCGGGCATGCTTTATTGCGCCAGCCCCCTTTTGACCATTTTGCTAAAACACAACATGGTAACGGTGTATGGGCGCCTTCTATCCGTTACCGCAATGGCGAATTCTATATTTATTACCCCGATCCGGATTTTGGTATCTATCTCACCAAAGCCAAAAACATTACTGGTCCCTGGAGCGATCCGGTGCTGGTAGAAGCCGGCAAGGGGCTGATAGATCCCTGCCCGTTATGGGATGAGGATGGTAAGGCATACCTGGTACATGCGTATGCAGGAAGCCGCGCCGGCATTAAAAGTGTGCTGGTAGTAAAGGAAATGAATGCAGAAGGTACCGCCACTACTTCGGCCGGTGTGCTGGTGTATGATGGGCATGGTACAGAAGATATTACCGTAGAAGGCCCTAAGCTGTATAAACGCAAAGGGTATTACTACATATTTGCCCCCGCAGGTGGCGTGCCTACCGGCTGGCAGATTGTATTACGGAGTAAAAACATTTACGGCCCTTACGAACGCAGGGTGGTAATGGACCAGGGTACTACTAAAGTCAATGGCCCGCACCAGGGCGCCTGGGTAACCACGCAAACCGGGGAAGACTGGTTTTTACATTTCCAGGATAAGGAAGCCTATGGTCGTGTAGTGCATTTGCAGCCGATGCGTTGGCTGAACGACTGGCCGGTAATTGGGTTGGATCGCAATTTAGATGGCAAGGGCGAGCCGGTACTGAACTATAAAAAGCCCAACGTAGGTAAAACCTGGCCTATTGAAACACCGGCTGAGTCGGATGAATTCAATGATGTCACATTGGGTTTGCAATGGCAATGGCAGGCCAATCCCAAGGCTACCTGGAGCTTTTTAAACCCCACCAAAGGCAGCCTGCGTTTATTCTCCGATAAAGTGCCTGATAGTGCTGTGAACTTGTGGGAGGTGCCGAATATCTTATTTCAGAAAACGCCGGCAGATGCATTTATGGCTACTACTAAGTTCACCTTTACGCCTAACGAAAAACTGGTGAACGAAAAAGCCGGATTGGTAGTGTTGGGATATAGCTATGCCGGACTGGCGGTAAAAAGCAAAAAAGACGGTTTATACCTGGTATATAACGCTTGCAAGGATGCGGAGAAAAAGCGTCCTGAACTGGAAACTGAGCTAGCTAAGCTCAGCGGTAAAGAAGTGTATTTTCGTGTTACAGTTACCAGCGGTGCACAGTGCCGTTTTAGCTACAGCCTTAACGGACAGCAGTTTATTAACGCCGGAGAAGTGTTTACCGCAGAGCCAGGTCGCTGGGTAGGCGCTAAAGTAGGATTGTATTGCACCCGAACCACCCAGATTAATGATGCAGGCTATGTAGATGTAGACTGGTTTAGGGTAGAAGCGGTGCGTTAG
- a CDS encoding response regulator codes for MKKFKDLDCILLIDDDHVTNFIHTKAIARANIAAHVQVAETATDALAFLTNSGIFSTEEESDLPRPGIILLDINMPGMNGWEFLEAYARLTTVQKARIIVVMLTTSLNPDDELRALKSQDVIQFMKKPLRPEMVAELAQQFFELQSETV; via the coding sequence ATGAAAAAATTTAAAGATTTAGATTGTATACTGCTCATTGACGATGATCATGTAACTAATTTTATACACACAAAGGCGATAGCCCGTGCAAATATTGCTGCACATGTTCAGGTAGCCGAAACTGCTACAGATGCCCTTGCTTTTTTAACCAATTCCGGTATTTTTTCCACAGAAGAAGAAAGCGATTTGCCACGTCCGGGCATTATTCTGCTGGATATTAATATGCCGGGTATGAATGGCTGGGAGTTTCTGGAAGCGTATGCCCGGTTAACCACCGTTCAAAAGGCCCGTATTATTGTAGTAATGCTTACCACTTCTTTAAATCCCGATGACGAACTGCGTGCTTTAAAAAGCCAGGACGTAATACAATTTATGAAAAAACCACTGCGCCCTGAAATGGTGGCAGAATTAGCGCAGCAGTTTTTTGAGTTACAATCCGAAACGGTTTAG
- a CDS encoding succinate CoA transferase, with protein sequence MYNHRIKHPSLLDKIITAPQAAAYIQNNTVVGSSGFTQSGDSKAVLPALAERAATDPLQITLITGASLGHGTDGLLANAHVLKRRLPFQVDPTLRKDINKGEVLFIDQHLSETAEQLKSGHFPEMDIAILEAAMIEDDGSIIPTTSVGNSAAFAQLANKIIIELNMSVHPNVKGIHDIFFTGNFPNHRIIPITRPDMRIGYHSIPVDPDKVIGIVITNEKDSPADIAPPDTCTTAIAGHLLQFFDDEIKKGRLTRSLLPLQCGIGKVANAVLSGLLDSDYENLTMYSEVLQDSTFDLIDAGKMRYASGSSITVSEAYYEKIFNNIDHYKQHMVLRPQDISNAAEVIRRLGVIAVNTALECDIYGNVNSTHVSGTHMMNGIGGSGDFARNAYLSIFVTSSTAKHNDVSCIVPMVSHVDHSEHDVDVIITENGLADLRNLAPRERARLMIEHCTHGDYKEELMDYFKQACKAGGQTPHLLHKAFSWHTRFKNTGSMKSDVLQPEIY encoded by the coding sequence GGTAGGCTCCAGCGGCTTTACACAATCCGGCGATAGCAAGGCTGTGTTGCCGGCCCTGGCCGAGCGTGCCGCTACCGATCCTTTACAAATTACGTTAATAACCGGTGCATCGCTGGGACATGGTACGGATGGCTTACTGGCTAATGCACATGTATTAAAACGCCGCCTGCCTTTTCAGGTAGACCCTACTTTGCGTAAAGACATTAACAAGGGGGAAGTGCTGTTTATTGATCAGCATTTATCTGAAACAGCCGAGCAGTTAAAAAGCGGCCACTTTCCCGAAATGGATATTGCTATATTAGAAGCCGCCATGATTGAAGATGATGGCAGCATTATACCCACTACCTCTGTGGGCAATTCAGCCGCCTTTGCGCAACTGGCCAATAAAATTATCATAGAGCTGAACATGAGCGTGCACCCGAATGTAAAGGGTATACACGATATCTTTTTCACCGGCAACTTTCCCAATCACCGCATCATCCCCATTACCAGGCCGGATATGCGCATTGGCTACCATAGCATTCCTGTAGACCCCGATAAAGTCATTGGCATTGTGATTACTAATGAAAAAGACAGCCCGGCAGATATTGCGCCACCGGATACCTGCACTACTGCTATAGCCGGACACCTGTTGCAATTTTTTGATGACGAAATTAAAAAAGGACGCCTTACCCGCTCATTGTTACCCTTGCAGTGTGGTATTGGCAAGGTGGCCAATGCCGTGTTAAGCGGGTTGCTGGATAGCGACTATGAAAACCTGACCATGTATTCGGAAGTATTGCAGGATAGTACTTTTGACCTGATCGATGCCGGTAAAATGCGCTACGCTTCAGGCTCTTCCATTACCGTATCGGAAGCTTATTATGAAAAGATATTCAATAACATAGATCACTACAAACAACACATGGTGTTGCGTCCGCAGGACATTAGTAACGCCGCCGAAGTGATACGCCGCCTGGGTGTAATAGCTGTAAACACGGCGCTGGAATGTGATATTTATGGCAACGTAAACTCCACCCATGTAAGCGGTACCCATATGATGAATGGTATTGGCGGATCGGGCGATTTTGCCCGCAATGCTTACCTCAGCATTTTTGTAACCAGCTCTACTGCGAAACACAATGACGTTTCGTGCATAGTGCCGATGGTTTCGCATGTGGACCATAGCGAGCATGATGTAGATGTGATTATTACAGAAAACGGGCTGGCCGATTTGCGAAACCTGGCGCCCCGCGAAAGGGCCCGGTTAATGATAGAGCATTGCACGCATGGCGACTATAAAGAAGAGCTGATGGATTATTTTAAACAAGCCTGCAAAGCAGGTGGGCAAACCCCACACCTGCTGCACAAAGCATTTAGCTGGCACACCCGGTTTAAAAACACCGGCAGCATGAAAAGCGATGTGCTGCAACCGGAGATATACTAA